A stretch of Oncorhynchus mykiss isolate Arlee chromosome 12, USDA_OmykA_1.1, whole genome shotgun sequence DNA encodes these proteins:
- the LOC110538412 gene encoding shiftless antiviral inhibitor of ribosomal frameshifting protein homolog isoform X1 has product MWISEEEWRWKKRKRWLKRMRKAELEKSVRRFRETFHGKIAVEKATLLMRRYANKHQMVTWAVILKKGNELDDEDRKCLQTDQAVKNVVQRLTAEDREPQVPPAQQPRGSRQPEDDNDIKELGERLRVLPLTEKNKRMFDNAQRHLTPSVLHQFACQTCDKDWWRRVPQRKRVSRCHLCKKKYDPVPYDKMWGIGEFCCTKCTRSFRGFGRMDLGSPCYSCRTLVIPTEILPPRKGGVGGAGPRKPIPHSCLAEDCYNRQEPHVPGTECVHPRSRQRNRKPRVVNPSSVHISSGSTVNTCLSQGSLENLYDLIMDDIREESEEDNSSGSSSS; this is encoded by the exons ATGTGGATTTCTGAGGAGGAATGGAGGTGGAAAAAGAGGAAGAGGTGGTTGAAGAGAATGAGGAAAGCAGAG CTGGAGAAAAGTGTCAGGCGGTTCAGGGAGACATTCCATGGAAAGATAGCGGTGGAAAAGGCAACCTTACTGATGAGACGCTATGCCAACAAACACCAAATGGTCACCTGGGCAGTTATACTGAAGAAAGGCAACG AGCTGGATGATGAGGACAGAAAATGCTTACAGACGGATCAGGCAGTCAAG aatGTGGTGCAGAGACTCACAGCTGAGGACAGGGAACCTCAGGTCCCTCCTGCACAACAG CCCCGAGGTAGCAGACAGCCTGAAGACGATAATGATATCAAG GAGCTGGGAGAGCGTCTGCGGGTCCTGCCTCTCACTGAGAAGAACAAGAGAATGTTTGATAATGCCCAGCGCCACCTCACCCCCTCTGTCCTGCACCAGTTTGCCTGCCAGACCTGTGACAAGGACTGGTGGCGTCGGGTACCCCAGAGGAAGAGG GTATCTCGCTGTCACCTGTGCAAGAAGAAATATGACCCTGTCCCTTATGACAAAATGTGGGGTATTGGAGAGTTCTGCTGCACCAAATGCACACGCTCCTTCAG GGGCTTTGGGAGGATGGATTTGGGCTCCCCCTGCTACTCCTGCCGAACTCTGGTGATCCCAACAGAGATTCTTCCTCCACGCAAGGGAGGGGTAGGAGGAGCAGGACCCAGAAAACCTATCCCACACAGCTGCCTCGCTGAGGACTGTTACAACAGACAAG AGCCCCATGTTCCTGGGACAGAGTGTGTCCACCCCCGCAGTCGCCAGAGGAACAGGAAGCCTCGCGTGGTCAATCCCAGCTCCGTCCACATCAGCTCCGGCTCCACCGTCAACACCTGCCTTAGCCAAGGAAGCCTGGAGAACCTGTATGACCTCATCATGGATGAcatcagagaggagagtgaagaggacaacagtagtggtagcagcagcagctag
- the LOC110538412 gene encoding shiftless antiviral inhibitor of ribosomal frameshifting protein homolog isoform X2 — MSCLQDEFELEKSVRRFRETFHGKIAVEKATLLMRRYANKHQMVTWAVILKKGNELDDEDRKCLQTDQAVKNVVQRLTAEDREPQVPPAQQPRGSRQPEDDNDIKELGERLRVLPLTEKNKRMFDNAQRHLTPSVLHQFACQTCDKDWWRRVPQRKRVSRCHLCKKKYDPVPYDKMWGIGEFCCTKCTRSFRGFGRMDLGSPCYSCRTLVIPTEILPPRKGGVGGAGPRKPIPHSCLAEDCYNRQEPHVPGTECVHPRSRQRNRKPRVVNPSSVHISSGSTVNTCLSQGSLENLYDLIMDDIREESEEDNSSGSSSS; from the exons ATGAGCTGTCTGCAAGATGAATTTGAG CTGGAGAAAAGTGTCAGGCGGTTCAGGGAGACATTCCATGGAAAGATAGCGGTGGAAAAGGCAACCTTACTGATGAGACGCTATGCCAACAAACACCAAATGGTCACCTGGGCAGTTATACTGAAGAAAGGCAACG AGCTGGATGATGAGGACAGAAAATGCTTACAGACGGATCAGGCAGTCAAG aatGTGGTGCAGAGACTCACAGCTGAGGACAGGGAACCTCAGGTCCCTCCTGCACAACAG CCCCGAGGTAGCAGACAGCCTGAAGACGATAATGATATCAAG GAGCTGGGAGAGCGTCTGCGGGTCCTGCCTCTCACTGAGAAGAACAAGAGAATGTTTGATAATGCCCAGCGCCACCTCACCCCCTCTGTCCTGCACCAGTTTGCCTGCCAGACCTGTGACAAGGACTGGTGGCGTCGGGTACCCCAGAGGAAGAGG GTATCTCGCTGTCACCTGTGCAAGAAGAAATATGACCCTGTCCCTTATGACAAAATGTGGGGTATTGGAGAGTTCTGCTGCACCAAATGCACACGCTCCTTCAG GGGCTTTGGGAGGATGGATTTGGGCTCCCCCTGCTACTCCTGCCGAACTCTGGTGATCCCAACAGAGATTCTTCCTCCACGCAAGGGAGGGGTAGGAGGAGCAGGACCCAGAAAACCTATCCCACACAGCTGCCTCGCTGAGGACTGTTACAACAGACAAG AGCCCCATGTTCCTGGGACAGAGTGTGTCCACCCCCGCAGTCGCCAGAGGAACAGGAAGCCTCGCGTGGTCAATCCCAGCTCCGTCCACATCAGCTCCGGCTCCACCGTCAACACCTGCCTTAGCCAAGGAAGCCTGGAGAACCTGTATGACCTCATCATGGATGAcatcagagaggagagtgaagaggacaacagtagtggtagcagcagcagctag
- the LOC118937741 gene encoding uncharacterized protein LOC118937741 — protein sequence MDVLKFVVLIVAVFAQVYCALGTPTSDDGDIWSIENWQRDPLESGLAFRVADLTKRSELQQFQQLVAQSSGNKADMFIGLMGRRSSSRESQEEWNKPQYY from the exons ATGGACGTTTTAAAGTTTGTGGTTTTGATAGTTGCAGTTTTTGCGCAGGTTTACTGTGCCCTGGGAACCCCAACCAGCGACGATGGAGATATTTGGTCGATTGAAAACTGGCAG AGGGATCCGTTGGAGAGTGGCTTGGCCTTCCGCGTGGCTGACCTCACCAAGAGGTCCGAACTGCAGCAGTTTCAACAACTCGTGGCGCAAAGCTCAG GGAATAAAGCAGACATGTTTATTGGACTCATGGGTCGAAGGTCCTCAAGTCGAG AGTCACAAGAGGAATGGAACAAGCCCCAGTATTACTAG